From the genome of Ananas comosus cultivar F153 linkage group 18, ASM154086v1, whole genome shotgun sequence, one region includes:
- the LOC109724463 gene encoding putative protein TPRXL, whose translation MPLRLNKFFKPETRNPIPEIRNPMPFTLVDLLLLIFVFLFLFFFTLPTLFLFSPSPPKNPSILLLLLLLLSLVLPTLSSSMAQSNNSAIPITEQFRSLVGKADRRFSRVRDRPSHDRNRDDGDFPTRRSRSTRGCGRCSRSTARRSPRPGYGGGRWARSRTASPSSTTASTAAPATPPTSPRPSSSTRPSSTASTSATPPPPPPPPPPRSPSRTSSSVSS comes from the exons ATGCCATTGCGGTTAAACAAATTCTtcaaacccgaaacccgaaacCCGATACCCGAAATCCGAAACCCGATGCCTTTCACGCTCgtcgacctcctcctcctcatcttcgtcttcctcttcctcttcttcttcaccctcccaactcttttccttttttccccttctccacccaaaaaccctagcatcctcctcctcctcctcctcctcctctctctcgtCCTCCCCACCCTCTCCTCGTCCATGGCGCAGAGCAACAACAGCGCCATCCCCATCACCGAGCAGTTCCGGTCCCTCGTCGGCAAGGCCGATCGCCGCTTCTCCCGCGTCCGCGATCGCCCCTCCCACGACCGCAATCG GGACGATGGGGACTTCCCCACAAGGCGTTCAAGATCTACACGCGGCTGTGGAAGATGCAGCAGGAGCACCGCGCGGCGCTCACCGAGGCCGGGATACGGCGGTGGGAGGTGGGCGAGATCGCGTACCGCATCGCCCAGCTCTACTACGGCTAGTACCGCCGCACCAGCGACTCCTCCTACCTCGCCGAGGCCTTCGTCTTCTACGAGGCCGTCCTCGACCGCGAGTACCTCCGCGacgccccctccgccgccgccgccaccgcctccgaGGTCGCCCTCACGCACAAGCAGCTCCGTCTCCTCGTAA
- the LOC109724208 gene encoding uncharacterized protein LOC109724208: protein METLFEDLYTLERDKVYLATHCLERTAKVWWKRIKRNRASDLPPLTWEEFRGLFYVNYFPDSEKKKLQEQFRKLKQGSRTVAEYEREALWAEQENAHIRKEREAFENDGGKKRGQSSSGAQAKSRKPPKYPRTQSKGRGPQWCTICGGNHEPRTCDQREGKCFTCGQAGHISRHCPMRASPAPSVASAPTTPAHYGGVPPAVSSAGRAMVPRQPEATRSAPSRRVFAAQTQAEEPAEAEDRHVLAVRLGDWIMPIRMLVFKKLKDFDVILGMDWLSKYYATIHCRSKVITFREPGQEEFTYRDCRSSRFAAMVSATRARKLINSGCTAYLATVVEAERTTPALEELSVPIRLGAPFNLYMDLGVLVLGRAERLVVSVSGRVPVRARGTVGQIVVISGRGVQMD from the exons ATGGAGACCTTGTTCGAGGACCTCtacaccttggagagggacaaggtctaCCTCGCCACTCACTGTTTGGAACGaacggcgaaggtttggtggaagcgaatCAAGAGGAACCGagcttccgaccttccgccgttgacgtgggaggagtttcgggggTTGTTCTATgtcaactatttccccgatagtgagaagaagaagcttcaagAGCAGTTTCGAAAGCTGAAGCAAGGTAGCCGCACGGTGGcggaatatgagcggga agcgttgtgggcggagcaagaAAACGCTCACATCCGGAAGGAGCGAGAAGCGTTCGAGAATGACGGTGGTAAGAAGCGGGGCCAAAGTAGTTCGGGAGCTCAAGCCAAGTcaaggaagcccccgaagtacccgcgaacGCAATCCAAGGGCCGCGGACCGCAGTGGTGCACAATCTGTGGTGGGAACCACGAGCCTAGGACGTGTGATCAACGGGAAGGGAAGTGCTTCACGTGTGGACAGGCGGGCCATATCAGCCGCCACTGTCCAATGAGGGCTTCGCCTGCCCCTTCGGTCGCGTCGGCTCCGACGACTCCGGCGCACTATGGAGGAGTCCCACCTGCTGTGTCATCGGCTGGACGTGCGATGGTGCCACGCCAACCTGAGGCGACGAGATCGGCTCCGAGCCGGCGGGTGTTCGCCGCCCAAActcaagccgaggaacctgctgaGGCGGAGGATCGCCATGTTctcgcag TGCGGTTGGGCGATTGGATAATGCCTATCCGTATGTTGGTGTTCAAGAAGTTAAAAGACTTCGACGTCATTCTAGggatggattggctctcgaagtactatgcaaCTATTCACTGCAGAAGTAAAGTGATTACGTTTCGCGAACCGGGCCAAGAGGAGTTCACCTACCGGGACTGTAGAAGCTCGCGCTTCGCTGCTatggtgtcggcgacgagggcgaggaagtTGATTAACAGCGGTTGTacggcctacttggcgaccgttgtagagGCCGAGAGGACGACTCCGGCACTCGAGGAACTATCTGTG CCTATTCGCCTAGGCGCACCGTTTAACTTGTACATGGATCTGGGTGTTTTAGTCCTTGGACGGGCAGAGAGGCTGGTCGTGTCGGTAAGCGGTCGCGTGCCGGTGCGCGCCCGGGGGACTGTGGGCCAAATTGTAGTgatttcggggcggggcgtccAGATGGATTAA